The window TTGATGCAACTGCTGGACTTTGTACTTCACGTCGACCGCTATTTGGAAGCCTTCGTTGGGAATTACGGTGCCTGGGTCTACGTCTTGCTGTTCCTGATTGTGTTTGTCGAGACGGGTCTGGTGGTCATGCCATTTCTGCCCGGCGACTCCCTCTTGTTTGTGGTCGGCACCTTGTGCGGCATCGGCCTGCTCAGCCTGCCTTTGGCCATGGGCCTCTTGTTGGTGGCCGCCATTGCGGGCGATCAGGTCAATTACCGTTGGGGCCGTTACTTTGGACCCAAGGTGTTCCAATGGGAAAACTCACGTTTTTTCAACCGCGCAGCCTTTGACAAAGCGCACCATTTTTACGAAACCTACGGCGGCATTACCGTGGTTTTGGCCAGGTTCATGCCTTTTATTCGCACTTTTGTACCATTCGTGGCGGGTGTGGCTGAGATGACGCCTTCCCGTTTTGTGGCCTACAACGTGTTGGGTGGCTTGATTTGGGTCTGCGGTCTGACCTCGGCAGGTTACCTGTTTGGCGAAACGGCTTTCGTCAAAGCCTACTTAAGCCAAATTATCTGGGCCATGATTTTCGTACCCGGTTTGTTCGCCTTGTGGGGCGCTTGGCGGGCGCGCCAATCCTAAAATGTGCGGATGACAATGAAGACACCTCAGACCCGCGATACACAGGTCGCACCCCGTGTGGTCACTGCTGGCGAAGCCTTGATCGATTTGGTCGCCCAAGCAGATGGCAATTTTCAGCCTTGCTTGGGTGGGGCTGTGTTCAATTTGTCGCGTGCCTTGGGCCGTCAAAATGTGCCGACTTTGTATCAAAACCCCTTGTCCAGTGATCGTTTCGGTCGTCAATTGGCGCAGGCTTTGACGGACGATGGGGTTCAATTGGCCATGCCTGCACCCGTGCCTCAAACCACGTCCTTGGCGGTGGTGGCATTGAACGAACACGGTCATCCAGACTATGCGTTTTACCGAGAGGGCGTGGCCGATCGTCAAATTTCTGCGGCGGCCATGAATGCAATTTGCGAAGCCCAGCCCCAGTTGGAAATTGCGTGCACGGGCTGTTTGGCCCTGGACCCTGCCGATGCATCGCATTACCTGCCTTGGTTGAAAGCGCAAAAGACGGCGGGTCGTTGGATTGTGGTGGATGTGAATTTGCGCCCCTCCGTGATGCCCGACTTGGCTGCATACCGTGCGCATGTTTTAGAAATGGCCAAGTGCGCTGATGTGCTGAAAGCCAGTGACGAGGACTTGGCCCATCTGCAACTGCCAGGCGAGACGCCCATGGACCAAGCCCAGCACTTGATGCAGTTGGGCACGGCGCAGTGGATGGCCTTGACTTTGGGTGCTGAAGGTGCGCGGCTGTTGGTTCGTCGGGGCAATGAGATCAAGGTTTACGCAGCCCGTGAGGCTGCGCCTGTG is drawn from Limnohabitans sp. 103DPR2 and contains these coding sequences:
- a CDS encoding VTT domain-containing protein, translating into MDTLMQLLDFVLHVDRYLEAFVGNYGAWVYVLLFLIVFVETGLVVMPFLPGDSLLFVVGTLCGIGLLSLPLAMGLLLVAAIAGDQVNYRWGRYFGPKVFQWENSRFFNRAAFDKAHHFYETYGGITVVLARFMPFIRTFVPFVAGVAEMTPSRFVAYNVLGGLIWVCGLTSAGYLFGETAFVKAYLSQIIWAMIFVPGLFALWGAWRARQS
- a CDS encoding PfkB family carbohydrate kinase, yielding MTMKTPQTRDTQVAPRVVTAGEALIDLVAQADGNFQPCLGGAVFNLSRALGRQNVPTLYQNPLSSDRFGRQLAQALTDDGVQLAMPAPVPQTTSLAVVALNEHGHPDYAFYREGVADRQISAAAMNAICEAQPQLEIACTGCLALDPADASHYLPWLKAQKTAGRWIVVDVNLRPSVMPDLAAYRAHVLEMAKCADVLKASDEDLAHLQLPGETPMDQAQHLMQLGTAQWMALTLGAEGARLLVRRGNEIKVYAAREAAPVKVIDTVGAGDSFLAGLLACVLHHADDDVHAPDLKSWASQAADATLKDVLAHALASATLVVMRRGCDPARWEEVRARMQAFPAV